In Flavobacterium cerinum, one genomic interval encodes:
- a CDS encoding purine-nucleoside phosphorylase: protein MWEQVQETVSYIKEKTNFTPEYGVILGSGLGGFTNDIAIEFTLPYNEIPNFPVSTVQGHKGALVFGTIGTKKVVAMQGRFHFYEGYSMKEVTFPVRVMKYLGVEKLIVSNASGGVNPDYKVGSIVIIKDHINMMPEHPLRGKNDERFGPRFVNMSEPYSRKMIAKAKELAADLNIEVKDGVYLGLQGPTFETLAEYRMVKAVGGDCVGMSTVPEVIVARHMDLQCFGISVITDMGDEHSIDTITHDEVLEAAQAAEPHVRHLIQNLITAY from the coding sequence ATGTGGGAGCAAGTACAAGAAACAGTTAGTTACATTAAAGAAAAAACAAATTTTACTCCTGAATACGGTGTTATTTTAGGTTCCGGATTGGGCGGATTTACCAATGATATTGCAATTGAATTTACATTACCGTATAATGAAATACCGAATTTTCCGGTGTCGACCGTACAAGGACACAAAGGTGCTTTGGTTTTCGGAACCATCGGGACAAAAAAAGTGGTTGCCATGCAAGGCCGTTTTCATTTTTATGAAGGCTATAGTATGAAAGAAGTGACTTTTCCGGTACGGGTAATGAAATACCTTGGAGTAGAAAAATTAATCGTTTCAAATGCATCGGGAGGTGTAAATCCGGATTATAAAGTAGGATCAATAGTGATTATTAAAGATCATATTAATATGATGCCGGAACATCCGTTAAGAGGAAAAAATGATGAACGTTTCGGTCCGCGTTTTGTAAATATGAGCGAACCGTATAGCCGTAAGATGATCGCTAAAGCGAAAGAACTGGCTGCTGATTTAAATATTGAAGTAAAAGACGGTGTATATCTTGGATTACAAGGACCAACTTTTGAAACACTGGCCGAATACCGAATGGTAAAAGCGGTTGGAGGTGACTGTGTCGGTATGTCAACGGTTCCGGAAGTAATTGTTGCCCGTCATATGGATTTGCAATGTTTCGGAATTTCAGTGATCACAGATATGGGCGATGAACATAGTATTGACACCATAACACATGATGAAGTGTTGGAAGCGGCTCAGGCTGCGGAACCGCATGTGCGTCATTTAATTCAGAATCTGATAACGGCTTACTAA
- a CDS encoding tetratricopeptide repeat-containing hybrid sensor histidine kinase/response regulator has protein sequence MRYILLLLFFIGTTGFSQEKNAPIKVDSITYYLELSNFHKNNYTYNKALEFGKKAVNYATRNNLEKGLADTYLAIGGIYYQLKKTDDAIENFIRSLAIYNNLKPSSNIAFCYYNLGLCYLDKNSFAIAENYFDKAISIYEQIQIPDAIELINLQKGIIYKKKGNINLATALFKNIISKNNIDNLFETKAEAYYQLAEINERNNPKKSIDYLEKANVLTSNNNVSQKLKIIRKISTLYNKTNAVNQSFYYLKRYVHLKDSLSAINNDSIGEAAFERYIANEQLKTIEKMDKENKEQEKSIKFSKLISILSIALISILSLLSLSLYKNNIIRKKTNQLLKDKNLELEVEKERAERASKARSEFLSTVSHELRTPLNAINGITHILLEDKPKESQLAYLNSLKFSGNYLSTFINDILEINRVESNALEIEKINFNIRELFKNIMDSFIEIANNNNVICRLSIEETIPSFLVGDPTKLSQILINLVNNSLKFTKDGDVWINITQKDNQNNIVTLHFEIIDTGIGILKEKQETIFDSFTQGSVEINRKYGGTGLGLAIVKRLVELLGGKINLESELDKGAKFYFDLSFPIGEEINVEKKTGLGYDEQWLTDKKILLVEDNKINQMITKKMLERKQMVCTIIENGEDAIEHLNQNRNVYDLVLMDVHLPGINGTIATEEIRKFDMQTPIIALTAISLDENREMLLSYGMNEVITKPFDPEKFYEIIATTIISKNGN, from the coding sequence ATGCGGTATATACTACTTTTATTATTTTTTATAGGAACAACTGGTTTTTCACAGGAAAAAAACGCCCCCATAAAAGTAGACAGTATTACTTATTATTTGGAGTTATCAAATTTCCACAAAAACAATTACACCTATAATAAGGCTTTAGAGTTCGGAAAAAAAGCCGTTAATTATGCCACCAGGAACAACCTTGAAAAAGGCCTGGCTGACACTTATCTGGCTATTGGCGGTATTTACTATCAACTCAAAAAAACCGATGACGCCATTGAAAACTTCATCCGTAGTCTTGCCATCTACAATAATTTAAAGCCGTCATCCAATATTGCTTTTTGCTATTATAATCTGGGCTTATGTTATCTGGATAAAAACAGCTTTGCAATAGCCGAAAATTATTTCGACAAAGCAATTTCAATCTACGAACAGATCCAAATTCCGGACGCAATTGAATTGATCAATTTGCAAAAAGGAATCATCTATAAAAAGAAAGGGAATATCAATCTCGCTACTGCATTGTTTAAAAATATTATTTCAAAGAATAATATCGACAACCTTTTCGAAACCAAAGCCGAAGCCTATTATCAGTTAGCTGAAATCAATGAAAGGAATAATCCTAAAAAGTCCATTGATTATTTGGAAAAGGCTAACGTACTAACGAGTAATAACAACGTCTCCCAGAAGCTAAAAATCATTCGTAAGATCAGTACGTTATACAATAAAACCAACGCTGTCAACCAATCTTTTTATTACCTGAAACGTTATGTTCATTTAAAAGACTCTCTTTCGGCGATTAATAACGACAGTATTGGAGAAGCGGCTTTCGAGCGGTATATTGCCAACGAACAACTCAAAACCATTGAGAAAATGGACAAAGAGAATAAGGAGCAGGAAAAATCGATCAAATTCTCAAAATTGATCAGCATCCTAAGTATTGCCTTAATCTCAATTTTATCATTACTCAGTCTTTCGCTCTATAAGAACAATATCATCCGAAAGAAAACCAATCAGCTATTAAAAGATAAAAATCTGGAATTGGAAGTAGAGAAAGAACGCGCGGAAAGAGCATCCAAAGCCCGTTCGGAATTTTTATCTACAGTCAGTCACGAGTTACGTACGCCGTTAAATGCAATCAACGGAATCACGCATATCTTATTGGAGGACAAACCAAAGGAAAGTCAGCTGGCCTATCTGAATTCATTGAAGTTTTCCGGTAATTACCTGTCAACTTTTATCAATGATATTCTGGAAATCAACCGTGTTGAATCAAATGCTCTGGAAATCGAGAAAATCAATTTCAATATCCGGGAGTTATTCAAAAATATTATGGACTCTTTTATTGAGATCGCCAATAATAACAACGTAATCTGTCGTCTGAGCATCGAAGAAACAATCCCAAGTTTTCTGGTTGGTGATCCGACCAAATTGTCACAAATTTTGATCAATCTAGTCAACAATTCGCTTAAATTTACGAAAGACGGAGACGTATGGATTAACATCACACAAAAAGACAATCAGAACAACATTGTCACGCTTCATTTTGAAATTATCGATACCGGTATCGGAATTTTAAAAGAGAAACAGGAAACTATTTTTGACAGTTTTACACAAGGTTCCGTTGAGATTAACCGAAAATACGGCGGTACCGGATTAGGCCTTGCTATTGTAAAACGTCTGGTAGAATTATTAGGCGGAAAAATCAATTTGGAAAGCGAGCTGGATAAAGGCGCTAAATTCTACTTTGATTTATCGTTCCCTATCGGTGAAGAAATAAACGTTGAAAAGAAAACCGGTCTCGGATATGACGAGCAATGGCTAACAGATAAAAAGATCCTTTTGGTTGAAGACAATAAAATCAATCAGATGATCACTAAAAAAATGCTGGAACGCAAACAGATGGTCTGCACCATTATTGAAAATGGTGAAGATGCTATCGAACATTTGAACCAGAATCGAAACGTATATGATCTGGTATTAATGGATGTTCATCTACCGGGAATTAACGGTACAATTGCTACCGAAGAGATTCGTAAGTTTGACATGCAAACCCCAATTATTGCATTAACGGCTATTTCACTGGACGAAAACCGGGAAATGTTGCTTTCATACGGTATGAATGAGGTGATTACAAAACCTTTTGATCCGGAGAAGTTCTACGAGATTATTGCAACCACCATCATTTCAAAAAACGGCAATTAG